Proteins co-encoded in one Salvia splendens isolate huo1 chromosome 4, SspV2, whole genome shotgun sequence genomic window:
- the LOC121800518 gene encoding serine/threonine-protein phosphatase 7 long form homolog, producing METSSSSGQLLYRPEDPSVLNMQKHHISNKLMKEGTTQVFKVRRIESKTWDIDIHENVRYWLDAFSFKGVMDCGRPMKVDNELITSLIERWRPETHTFHLPIGEATITLEDVQAFWGLRAEGRVFTGRAYHVNFPDWTSKCRDLLGWIPDTSIETKQGGLLKTALINQTRMPLGDDLPTYVYIQRARIHALILLGGLILPDTTGCKVPFMWLNALGDPEEVKTISWGSAALAYLYHYLCEASMDKRKELGGPMILLQLWAWERMPTLRPSFIGSVVHEPYTPCGARWKGTTQIGNAPRHSVKHYRDQISLIRPGQFIWTPYAHCILSDYCNNVNGCSLCETYLVCWGYVEAHEPGRVLRQSNRYQDIPQYVDRMLMNADHLDKNYRCGKKGNNWANTHQFYIGEWDLRYERFQAAEDAASMSMNIPMSPGYMAWYNRITVTYLTQPGARSTAGMNESATSMRLFVEGFQQVFHLTTEDEMDPRVRQIREIVRNVLESTNNADVMEYPASQHQDMVMPYQPEVVPRRRGVPGVRTGGHGYTKQFRMSQPHPDYVAPEPQNQEHDPPQWSLYPVHESQSQWDRPLYSPSQPEPDWNRRPYSQSQDVPQWSGARVSVDSFFQNYQIVPPVQAEEKDDDEGEEENDNIEEENEDEDVVHRIPTQPRPAAEGSSRGGVGKLMSKVYKRLSTRKNKGIEPSKYAPSSYK from the exons ATGGAGACTTCAAGTTCTAGCGGACAATTATTATATAGACCCGAAGACCCGTCCGTGCTAAATATGCAGAAACATcatatttcaaataaactcatGAAAGAGGGCACAACACAAGTATTTAAAGTCCGAAGGATAGAAAGTAAGACTTGGGACATCGACATTCATGAGAATGTTAGATATTGGCTTGACGCCTTTAGTTTCAAAGGCGTGATGGATTGTGGGAGGCCCATGAAGGTCGACAATGAGCTGATCACGTCTttgattgagcgttggaggccggagacgcacactttccatctaccgatcggtgaggcgacgatcaccttggaagatgtgcaagccTTTTGGGGCTTGAGGGCGGAGGGTCGCGTTTTCACAGGGCGTGCCTATCATGTCAACTTTCCAGATTGGACCAGCAAGTGCCGCGatctgttgggatggataccagaTACTTCCATAGAGACAAAGCAAGGCGGTTTGCTGAAGACCGCGCTGATCAACCAAACAAGGATGCCTCTAGGTGATGACCTACCTACGTACGTATACATCCAAAGGGCACGTATCCATGCCCTAATTTTATTAGGAGGTCTCATTCTACCAGACACCACGGGGTGTAAGGTTCcatttatgtggttgaatgCGCTTGGGGATCCGGAAGAGGTGAAGACTATTAGTTGGGGAAGTGCGGCATTGGCCTACCTTTATCATTATCTGTGCGAGGCTTCCATGGATAAGAGGAAAGAATTGGGCGGGCCTATGATCCTTCTGCAgctatgggcgtgggaaagaatgcccacattgaggCCTTCGTTCATAGGATCAGTTGTGCACGAGCCATATACACCATGTGGCGCTAG GTGGAAAGGAACAACGCAGATAGGAAATGCTCCTAGACACTCGGTTAAGCATTACCGTGACCAAATATCTCTGATTAGACCTGGCCAG TTTATCTGGACGCCATACGCACATTGCATACTGTCTGACTACTGCAATAATGTGAATGGATGCTCTTTGTGCGAAACCTACTTGGTATGTTGGGGCTATGTCGAGGCACATGAGCCTGGACGAGTGCTGCGACAGTCCAATCGGTATCAGGATATACCTCAGTATGTAGACAGGATGCTAATGAACGCCGATCATTTGGACAAAAATTATCGGTGTGGTAAGAAGGGCAACAACTGGGCAAACACGCATCAGTTCTACATTGGGGAGTGGGACCTGAGGTACGAAAGGTTCCAGGCTGCCGAAGACGCCGCATCGATGTCCATGAATATTCCTATGAGCCCGGGGTATATGGCGTGGTATAACAGGATTACTGTGACGTACCTGACTCAGCCTGGGGCACGGTCCACTGCTGGGATGAACGAGTCGGCTACTTCGATGAGACTATTT GTTGAGGGTTTTCAGCAGGTTTTCCATTTAACTACGGAAGACGAAATGGACCCACGAGTACGCCAGATTCGAGAAATTGTTAGGAATGTCCTCGAATCTACGAACAACGCTGATGTCATGGAGTACCCCGCTTCTCAACATCAGGATATGGTCATGCCTTATCAACCAGAAGTAGTTCCACGGCGTCGTGGAGTGCCTGGTGTTCGGACTGGGGGACACGGCTACACAAAGCAGTTTAGGATGTCGCAGCCGCATCCCGATTATGTAGCACCAGAGCCCCAGAATCAAGAGCATGACCCACCCCAGTGGTCTTTATACCCGGTTCATGAGTCTCAGTCGCAGTGGGACCGTCCCCTGTATTCTCCAAGCCAGCCTGAGCCCGATTGGAATCGTCGCCCATATTCACAAAGCCAAGACGTGCCGCAATGGAGTGGGGCCCGAGTGTCGGTCGATTCATTCTTCCAGAATTATCAGATCGTGCCGCCTGTACAAGCTGAAGAAAAGGATGAtgatgaaggagaagaagaaaatgacaaCATAGAGGAGGAAAATGAGGACGAAGACGTTGTTCATAGGATTCCTACCCAACCTCGACCAGCTGCGGAGGGTTCATCACGTGGCGGGGTTGGGAAGCTCATGAGCAAAGTGTACAAGAGGTTGTCTACGAGGAAGAATAAGGGCATTGAACCGTCGAAATATGCTCCATCGTCGTATAAGTAG
- the LOC121798881 gene encoding uncharacterized protein At4g06598-like isoform X1, giving the protein MFTSVSMSLILYVKCLLQVLASSAMANSKGSSTVRNMMYNGKNPLLPPKSPFPSISPSYAEYIPTSVIGSKALPKPRDGSPHHQRTSSESFLIEEQPSWLDELLDEPETPVRKGGHRRSSSDSFAYIDTANAGSMNYGAQDDTKFKNMIPLPSWGSLDFDFHRDMRQSSFYLDPTHSGRTKNKPWDAPVNSIAPPRGLPSRDVATIQNAGSVNSSLDVDRNPTSSAQKSDVESFSQDPKGSFEKKDTHVKNLASDTDTKRAKQQFAQRSRVRKLQYIAELERHVQALQLQAEGSEISAELEFLNQQNLILSMENKSMKQRLDSLSQEQLIKYFEHEVLEREAGRLRGLYQQQQKPPQPQQQISSSHRRAKSRDLDQQLANLSLKLKETSSGQDSLSGQLHM; this is encoded by the exons ATGTTCACTTCTGTAAGTATGTCCCTCATATTATATGTTAAATGTTTGTTACAGGTACTTGCCTCCTCAGCTATGGCAAACTCCAAGGGATCATCTACTGTTAGAAACATGATGTACAATGGGAAGAATCCGTTATTGCCTCCTAAAAGCCCATTTCCTAGCATATCTCCATCATATGCAGAATATATTCCTACTTCAGTGATTGGTTCAAAAGCTCTTCCAAAGCCCAGAGACGGAAGTCCACATCATCAACGTACTTCTTCTGAAAGTTTTTTGATAGAGGAACAACCGTCTTGGCTAGATGAACTCCTCGATGAACCAGAAACGCCTGTGCGTAAAGGAGGTCATCGTCGCTCATCGAGTGATTCTTTTGCATATATTGATACAGCTAATGCTGGAAGCATGAACTATGGAGCTCAAGATGATACCAAGTTCAAGAATATGATTCCATTGCCTTCATGGGGATCTCTAGACTTTGATTTTCATAGGGATATGCGGCAAAGTTCTTTTTATTTGGATCCAACCCATTCTGGCAGAACAAAGAACAAGCCATGGGATGCGCCTGTAAATTCAATTGCACCTCCTCGTGGCCTTCCTTCTAGGGATGTTGCCACCATCCAGAATGCTGGATCAGTGAACTCGTCACTGGATGTTGATAGAAATCCAACTTCTTCTGCTCAAAAGTCAGATGTTGAATCTTTTTCTCAAGATCCAAAGGGCTCCTTTGAGAAAAAAGACACTCACGTGAAGAATCTGGCATCAGATACAGATACAAAACGAGCCAAGCA GCAATTTGCTCAACGTTCACGCGTCCGAAAGCTTCAATACATAGCTGAACTCGAAAGACACGTTCAAGCTCTACAG TTGCAGGCAGAAGGCTCTGAAATTTCTGCTGAGCTTGAATTTCTCAACCAGCAAAACCTTATTCTCAGCATGGAAAATAAATCCATGAAGCAACGTTTAGACAGTTTATCTCAGGAGCAACTAATCAAGTATT TCGAACATGAGGTGTTGGAGAGAGAAGCAGGAAGACTGCGAGGCCTATATCAGCAGCAGCAGAAACCACCACAACCACAGCAGCAGATATCTTCTAGCCATCGCCGTGCCAAGAGTAGAGACCTCGATCAACAGTTGGCTAATCTTTCCCTGAAACTCAAGGAAACAAGTTCTGGTCAGGATTCTCTCTCTGGCCAGCTTCATATGTAG
- the LOC121798881 gene encoding uncharacterized protein At4g06598-like isoform X2 produces the protein MFTSVSMSLILYVKCLLQVLASSAMANSKGSSTVRNMMYNGKNPLLPPKSPFPSISPSYAEYIPTSVIGSKALPKPRDGSPHHQRTSSESFLIEEQPSWLDELLDEPETPVRKGGHRRSSSDSFAYIDTANAGSMNYGAQDDTKFKNMIPLPSWGSLDFDFHRDMRQSSFYLDPTHSGRTKNKPWDAPVNSIAPPRGLPSRDVATIQNAGSVNSSLDVDRNPTSSAQKSDVESFSQDPKGSFEKKDTHVKNLASDTDTKRAKQQFAQRSRVRKLQYIAELERHVQALQAEGSEISAELEFLNQQNLILSMENKSMKQRLDSLSQEQLIKYFEHEVLEREAGRLRGLYQQQQKPPQPQQQISSSHRRAKSRDLDQQLANLSLKLKETSSGQDSLSGQLHM, from the exons ATGTTCACTTCTGTAAGTATGTCCCTCATATTATATGTTAAATGTTTGTTACAGGTACTTGCCTCCTCAGCTATGGCAAACTCCAAGGGATCATCTACTGTTAGAAACATGATGTACAATGGGAAGAATCCGTTATTGCCTCCTAAAAGCCCATTTCCTAGCATATCTCCATCATATGCAGAATATATTCCTACTTCAGTGATTGGTTCAAAAGCTCTTCCAAAGCCCAGAGACGGAAGTCCACATCATCAACGTACTTCTTCTGAAAGTTTTTTGATAGAGGAACAACCGTCTTGGCTAGATGAACTCCTCGATGAACCAGAAACGCCTGTGCGTAAAGGAGGTCATCGTCGCTCATCGAGTGATTCTTTTGCATATATTGATACAGCTAATGCTGGAAGCATGAACTATGGAGCTCAAGATGATACCAAGTTCAAGAATATGATTCCATTGCCTTCATGGGGATCTCTAGACTTTGATTTTCATAGGGATATGCGGCAAAGTTCTTTTTATTTGGATCCAACCCATTCTGGCAGAACAAAGAACAAGCCATGGGATGCGCCTGTAAATTCAATTGCACCTCCTCGTGGCCTTCCTTCTAGGGATGTTGCCACCATCCAGAATGCTGGATCAGTGAACTCGTCACTGGATGTTGATAGAAATCCAACTTCTTCTGCTCAAAAGTCAGATGTTGAATCTTTTTCTCAAGATCCAAAGGGCTCCTTTGAGAAAAAAGACACTCACGTGAAGAATCTGGCATCAGATACAGATACAAAACGAGCCAAGCA GCAATTTGCTCAACGTTCACGCGTCCGAAAGCTTCAATACATAGCTGAACTCGAAAGACACGTTCAAGCTCTACAG GCAGAAGGCTCTGAAATTTCTGCTGAGCTTGAATTTCTCAACCAGCAAAACCTTATTCTCAGCATGGAAAATAAATCCATGAAGCAACGTTTAGACAGTTTATCTCAGGAGCAACTAATCAAGTATT TCGAACATGAGGTGTTGGAGAGAGAAGCAGGAAGACTGCGAGGCCTATATCAGCAGCAGCAGAAACCACCACAACCACAGCAGCAGATATCTTCTAGCCATCGCCGTGCCAAGAGTAGAGACCTCGATCAACAGTTGGCTAATCTTTCCCTGAAACTCAAGGAAACAAGTTCTGGTCAGGATTCTCTCTCTGGCCAGCTTCATATGTAG
- the LOC121798881 gene encoding uncharacterized protein At4g06598-like isoform X3 — protein sequence MANSKGSSTVRNMMYNGKNPLLPPKSPFPSISPSYAEYIPTSVIGSKALPKPRDGSPHHQRTSSESFLIEEQPSWLDELLDEPETPVRKGGHRRSSSDSFAYIDTANAGSMNYGAQDDTKFKNMIPLPSWGSLDFDFHRDMRQSSFYLDPTHSGRTKNKPWDAPVNSIAPPRGLPSRDVATIQNAGSVNSSLDVDRNPTSSAQKSDVESFSQDPKGSFEKKDTHVKNLASDTDTKRAKQQFAQRSRVRKLQYIAELERHVQALQLQAEGSEISAELEFLNQQNLILSMENKSMKQRLDSLSQEQLIKYFEHEVLEREAGRLRGLYQQQQKPPQPQQQISSSHRRAKSRDLDQQLANLSLKLKETSSGQDSLSGQLHM from the exons ATGGCAAACTCCAAGGGATCATCTACTGTTAGAAACATGATGTACAATGGGAAGAATCCGTTATTGCCTCCTAAAAGCCCATTTCCTAGCATATCTCCATCATATGCAGAATATATTCCTACTTCAGTGATTGGTTCAAAAGCTCTTCCAAAGCCCAGAGACGGAAGTCCACATCATCAACGTACTTCTTCTGAAAGTTTTTTGATAGAGGAACAACCGTCTTGGCTAGATGAACTCCTCGATGAACCAGAAACGCCTGTGCGTAAAGGAGGTCATCGTCGCTCATCGAGTGATTCTTTTGCATATATTGATACAGCTAATGCTGGAAGCATGAACTATGGAGCTCAAGATGATACCAAGTTCAAGAATATGATTCCATTGCCTTCATGGGGATCTCTAGACTTTGATTTTCATAGGGATATGCGGCAAAGTTCTTTTTATTTGGATCCAACCCATTCTGGCAGAACAAAGAACAAGCCATGGGATGCGCCTGTAAATTCAATTGCACCTCCTCGTGGCCTTCCTTCTAGGGATGTTGCCACCATCCAGAATGCTGGATCAGTGAACTCGTCACTGGATGTTGATAGAAATCCAACTTCTTCTGCTCAAAAGTCAGATGTTGAATCTTTTTCTCAAGATCCAAAGGGCTCCTTTGAGAAAAAAGACACTCACGTGAAGAATCTGGCATCAGATACAGATACAAAACGAGCCAAGCA GCAATTTGCTCAACGTTCACGCGTCCGAAAGCTTCAATACATAGCTGAACTCGAAAGACACGTTCAAGCTCTACAG TTGCAGGCAGAAGGCTCTGAAATTTCTGCTGAGCTTGAATTTCTCAACCAGCAAAACCTTATTCTCAGCATGGAAAATAAATCCATGAAGCAACGTTTAGACAGTTTATCTCAGGAGCAACTAATCAAGTATT TCGAACATGAGGTGTTGGAGAGAGAAGCAGGAAGACTGCGAGGCCTATATCAGCAGCAGCAGAAACCACCACAACCACAGCAGCAGATATCTTCTAGCCATCGCCGTGCCAAGAGTAGAGACCTCGATCAACAGTTGGCTAATCTTTCCCTGAAACTCAAGGAAACAAGTTCTGGTCAGGATTCTCTCTCTGGCCAGCTTCATATGTAG
- the LOC121798882 gene encoding zinc finger transcription factor YY1-like yields the protein METCTLFDRRPISRSRAPTVKWFKEWVPQDTVSNGGKCLVLKWVNEETLRAMKDKSKEPEAVDPEPEPTTEVLFLCSYEGCGKTFIDAGTLRKHSHIHGERQYVCHYENCGKKFLDSSKLKRHFLIHTGERDFVCPHEGCGKAFSLDFNLRSHMKTHAQENYHICPYPDCGKRYAHEYKLKNHVASHHGKANVMETPKYVMPPEKPMKTPKSTTGTTGPASSADRPYACPYEGCEKAYIHEYKLNLHLRREHPGHFPDENTKANQPKTEQEMDEGSDQDAFAGKRSNSKAQKRSRPKPNLKLPPSKISHRKTTTISPVNLNLTKKHRPLKEKIYEEDSEETEEERENIADGQRYGDNNEDDDEETEYED from the exons ATGGAGACTTGCACTCTGTTTGACAGACGTCCCATATCCCGCTCCAGAGCCCCTACTGTTAAATGGTTCAAGGAATG GGTTCCGCAAGATACTGTTTCAAATGGTGGGAAATGCCTTGTCTTGAAATGGGTTAATG AGGAGACGTTGAGGGCCATGAAGGACAAGTCTAAAGAGCCAGAGGCGGTAGATCCCGAGCCTGAACCCACAACAGAAGTTCTCTTCTTGTGCAGTTATGAAGGCTGTGGAAAGACATTTATAGATGCTGGAACATTGAGGAAGCACTCTCATATTCATGGGGAGAGACAATATGTTTGCCATTATGAGAATTGTGGGAAG AAATTTTTGGACAGTTCAAAGCTAAAGAGGCATTTTTTAATTCATACTGGGGAGAGAGACTTTGTGTGTCCACACGAAGGCTGTGGTAAG GCATTCTCTTTGGACTTCAATCTTAGGTCACATATGAAAACGCATGCTCAGGAGAACTATCATATTTGTCCGTATCCTGATTGTGGAAAACGATACGCCCATGAATACAAACTAAAGAATCACGTTGCATCTCATCATGGGAAGGCG AATGTGATGGAAACACCCAAATACGTTATGCCTCCAGAAAAGCCCATGAAAACTCCGAAATCTACAACAGGAACAACGGGCCCTGCATCATCAGCAGACCGACCATATGCCTGTCCGTATGAAGGGTGTGAGAAGGCATACATTCATGAATACAAGCTGAATCTTCATCTGAGGCGAGAGCATCCTGGTCATTTTCCAGATGAGAATACGAAGGCCAACCAACCAAAAACTGAACAAGAGATGGATGAAGGCAGTGATCAAGATGCATTTGCTGGCAAACGTAGCAACAGTAAAGCCCAAAAACGAAGCAGGCCGAAGCCAAACCTGAAGTTGCCACCTTCAAAGATTTCTCACCGCAAGACTACTACTATTTCTCCTGTCAATTTGAATTTGACAAAGAAACATCGGCCTCTCAAGGAGAAAATATATGAAGAAGATAGTGAAGAGAcggaagaagaaagagaaaatattgcAGATGGGCAGAGGTATGGTGACAATAATGAGGATGACGATGAAGAGACAGAATATGAGGATTaa
- the LOC121798883 gene encoding 40S ribosomal protein S12-like, translated as MSGEDAVVAEAPAPVPALGEPMDIMTALQLVLRKSRAHSGLSRGLHEAAKVIEKHAAQLCVLAEDCDQADYVKLVKALCADHNVSLITVPSAKTLGEWAGLCKIDSEGKARKVVGCACVVVKDYGEESEGLHIVQEYVKSH; from the exons ATGTCGGG TGAGGATGCTGTTGTTGCTGAGGCTCCAGCTCCAGTTCCAGCTCTTGGGGAGCCCATGGATATCATGACTGCTTTGCAGCTGGTTCTGAGGAAGTCCAGGGCCCACAGTGGCCTTTCTCGGGGGCTCCATGAAGCTGCCAAGGTCATCGAGAAGCATGCTGCTCAGCTTTGTGTCTTGGCAGAGGACTGCGACCAGGCAGATTATGTCAAATTGGTGAAAGCACTCTGTGCTGATCACAACGTTAGCTTGATAACTGTGCCTAGTGCTAAAACTCTTGGCGAGTGGGCTGGG CTATGCAAGATTGACTCTGAAGGGAAAGCAAGGAAGGTGGTGGGCTGTGCTTGCGTTGTTGTGAAG GATTATGGGGAAGAAAGCGAGGGTCTGCATATTGTCCAGGAATATGTTAAATCACATTAA
- the LOC121798884 gene encoding probable magnesium transporter NIPA4, protein MASEQAATDAMSDSYRGMSSDNIKGLVLALSSSFFIGASFIVKKKGLKKAGASGVRAGVGGYSYLYEPLWWTGMITMIVGEIANFAAYAFAPAILVTPLGALSIIISAVLAHVILRERLHIFGILGCALCVVGSITIVLHAPQEREIESVKEVWDLATEPAFVFYAALVIAVVIVLIYHYVPQYGQTHIWFYIGVCSLVGSLSVMSVKALGIALKLTLSGTNQLIYPQTWVFVMIVLSCVLTQMNYLNKALDTFNTAVVSPIYYVMFTSLTIVASVIMFKDWDRQNLTQIVTELCGFVTILSGTFLLHKTKDMADGSSVSRLPKHDDEDSFGEEGIPLKRQDTLRAT, encoded by the exons ATGGCGTCCGAGCAGGCGGCTACGGATGCCATGTCGGATTCGTACCGGGGGATGTCGTCCGACAATATAAAGGGCTTGGTTTTAGCACTTTCTTCGAGTTTCTTCATCGGCGCCAGCTTTATTGTCAAGAAGAAGGGGCTCAAGAAAGCCGGGGCATCTGGCGTCAGAGCTG GTGTTGGAGGATATTCATATTTATATGAGCCATTATGGTGGACTGGCATGATAACGA TGATTGTTGGAGAAATTGCAAATTTCGCAGCTTATGCATTTGCACCAGCCATTCTGGTTACCCCCCTTGGTGCACTCAGCATTATTATCAG CGCTGTACTTGCACATGTTATTTTAAGGGAGAGACTACACATTTTTGGTATTCTTGGTTGCGCTTTATGTGTTGTGGGCTCCATCACAATTGTCCTACATGCTCCACAAGAACGAGAGATTGAATCTGTGAAAGAAGTGTGGGACCTTGCTACTGAGCCAG CTTTTGTCTTCTATGCAGCCCTGGTGATAGCAGTTGTCATCGTTCTAATATACCATTATGTACCTCAATATGGCCAAACACATATATGGTTCTATATTGGTGTTTGTTCATTAGTTGGTTCTTTGTCG GTAATGAGTGTCAAAGCACTGGGAATCGCTTTGAAGTTGACCTTATCAGGAACAAATCAGCTAATATATCCACAGACGTGGGTTTTTGTGATGATTGTCCTATCTTGTGTTCTCACTCAGATGAATTACCTAAATAAG GCTCTGGACACATTCAATACTGCTGTTGTTTCACCAATTTACTATGTCATGTTCACATCATTAACTATCGTGGCCAGCGTGATCATGTTCAAG GATTGGGACAGACAGAATCTGACTCAGATTGTCACGGAATTGTGTGGGTTCGTGACTATTCTCTCCGGTACCTTTCTTCTCCACAAGACGAAAGACATGGCTGATG GTTCTTCGGTGTCAAGACTTCCAAAGCACGACGATGAGGATAGTTTTGGTGAAGAAGGGATCCCTCTAAAGCGGCAGGATACATTGAGAGCAACATGA